TAGGCTAGTTTCGTAACTCTTTCGAGGTCGTTTTGCGCACCCGTAGAAATTTTATTGAATTTCAGGTCTTCGGCAGCGCGTCCTCCCAGCGACATGGCCATATTGTCCAGAATTTGTTCTCTGGTGTAAAGATATTGTTCTTTGGGGAGATATTGAGCATAACCCAGTGCGGCATAACCGCGGGGGACAATGGAAACCTTCAGGAGCGGGGCTGCATTTTCGAGAAACCAGCCAACGATGGCATGCCCGGCTTCATGATAAGCCACAATTTTTTTCTCATCAGGGGAAATGATTTTTGTTTTCTTTTCCAGTCCACCAATCACTCTGTCGATAGCATCCTGAAAATCATCCATATCGACAATTTCTTTATTCTTTCTGGCGGCAATCAGGGCTGCTTCGTTGCAGACATTGGCAATTTCGGCACCGGCAAATCCGGGTGTTTGTTCGGCCAAGCGTTCAGGGCTGACGTTTGCAGATAGTTTCTTGAGCGGGGCAAGATGAACTTTAAAAATGGCTTCTCTTCCTTTCAGGTCTGGTCTGTCGATGGCAATCTGTCTGTCGAAACGTCCCGGACGAAGCAAGGCAGAATCGAGCACATCGGGGCGGTTGGTTGCTGCAAGAATGATGACTCCGGAGTTGGATGTAAATCCATCCATTTCTGCAAGTAACTGATTGAGTGTGCTTTCTCTTTCATCATTACCACCGGGGACGATGGTTTTGCCCCTTGCCCTTCCGATGGCATCTATTTCATCAATGAAAATAATACAGGGGGCTTTGGCTTTTGCCTGAGCAAAGAGGTCGCGCACCCTCGAAGCACCAACAC
This DNA window, taken from Sphingobacteriales bacterium, encodes the following:
- the hflB gene encoding ATP-dependent zinc metalloprotease FtsH; amino-acid sequence: GKIPKGALLIGPPGTGKTLLAKAVAGEASVPFFSLSGSDFVEMFVGVGASRVRDLFAQAKAKAPCIIFIDEIDAIGRARGKTIVPGGNDERESTLNQLLAEMDGFTSNSGVIILAATNRPDVLDSALLRPGRFDRQIAIDRPDLKGREAIFKVHLAPLKKLSANVSPERLAEQTPGFAGAEIANVCNEAALIAARKNKEIVDMDDFQDAIDRVIGGLEKKTKIISPDEKKIVAYHEAGHAIVGWFLENAAPLLKVSIVPRGYAALGYAQYLPKEQYLYTREQILDNMAMSLGGRAAEDLKFNKISTGAQNDLERVTKLAYDMVTIYGMNEKIGHVSFYDPKQEYGFTKPYSEKTAEVIDEEVRKIISASFERAKNLLIEKNEEFEKIANALLEKEIIFKSDIEMLIGKRPFEEKAHHTGEPINTEPDQTSENREQTENEVSA